The Osmerus eperlanus chromosome 12, fOsmEpe2.1, whole genome shotgun sequence genome has a segment encoding these proteins:
- the LOC134031252 gene encoding integrin beta-3-like isoform X2: MIIHLFPKVRIKTNMDNTPGSNICTSRGASTCKQCLAVSSSCAWCFQEEFGQGVASVSRCDLKRNLLAAGCTDTALEFPTSRLQVKEDRPLSDKAAGATVDVTQIQPQRLHITLRPDDSKRFTVKVRQVEDYPVDLYYLMDLSFSMNDDLVRLRTLGRALADAMNRTTSNLRMGFGAFVDKPLSPYMYISPEEALQNPCYGINTTCLPQFGYKHVLSLTEEVSRFTEEVKKQIVSRNRDAPEGGFDAIIQAAVCKERIGWRPGASHLLIFTSDAKTHVALDGRLAGIVQPNDGKCHLNSENMYSMSTIMDYPSLALITETMSENNINLIFAVTSPVVPLYQNYSELIPGTTVGTLSNDSGNVVQLILKAYAKIRSRVELELQGVPEELSLSFNATCLNGEVIPGLRSCSGLKIGDTVSFSVEARARGCPKEKHKTFVIKPVGFKDSLSVTVTFECECKCQAQAQPDSPDCNQGNGTYECGICLCHPGRLGPRCECAEGDYSPTEQDRCSSSSGGRSEAAICSGRGDCVCGQCVCHSSDFGKVWGKLCECDDFNCLRYKGELCSGHGTCDCGFCQCAPDWQGENCNCSRRTDTCMSSLGLLCSGRGQCVCGACECTQPGAYGATCDKCPTCPDACTMKKECVECKHFKRGKLFDDNTCARICRDEIMLVDDLEFHDKNAVNCTYKDEDDCVERFQYYEDASGKSILFVVKEPDCPKGPDILVVLMSVAGAILFLGLAALLIWKLLVTIHDRREFAKFEEERARAKWDTGHNPLYKGATSTFTNITYRGNKD; this comes from the exons GTTCGAACATCTGTACATCGCGGGGGGCCAGCACATGTAAGCAGTGTCTGGCTGTCAGTTCAAGTTGTGCATGGTGCTTCCAAGAG GAGTTTGGCCAGGGGGTGGCCAGTGTGTCACGCTGTGACCTGAAGCGTAACCTGTTGGCAGCCGGCTGCACCGACACGGCCCTGGAGTTCCCCACCAGCAGACTGCAAGTGAAGGAGGACCGGCCGCTGAGCGACAAAGCCGCAGGAGCCACGGTGGACGTCACTCAGATCCAGCCCCAGAGGCTCCACATCACCCTCAGACCAG ACGACTCCAAGCGCTTCACGGTGAAGGTTCGTCAGGTGGAGGACTACCCCGTCGATCTTTACTACCTCATGGACCTGTCCTTCTCCATGAATGACGATCTGGTCCGCCTGCGGACTCTGGGCCGCGCCCTGGCCGATGCTATGAACCGTACAACCAGTAACCTGCGCATGGGCTTCGGTGCCTTCGTGGACAAGCCCCTCTCGCCCTACATGTACATCTCCCCTGAGGAGGCCCTGCAGAACCCCTGCTACGG GATCAACACCACGTGCCTGCCCCAGTTTGGCTACAAGCACGTGTTGTCGCTGACAGAGGAGGTGAGCCGCTTCACAGAAGAAGTGAAGAAGCAGATCGTGTCCCGGAACAGAGACGCTCCTGAGGGGGGGTTTGATGCTATCATACAGGCCGCCGTCTGCAAG GAGAGGATTGGCTGGCGTCCTGGTGCCTCCCACTTGCTGATCTTCACCTCCGATGCCAAGACCCATGTGGCGCTGGACGGACGCTTGGCTGGCATCGTGCAGCCCAACGATGGGAAGTGTCACCTCAACTCGGAGAACATGTACAGCATGTCCACCATCATG gaTTACCCGTCTCTGGCCCTGATCACAGAGACCATGTCTGAGAACAACATCAATCTCATCTTTGCCGTCACCAGTCCGGTGGTTCCCCTCTACCAA aACTACAGTGAGCTAATTCCCGGCACCACTGTGGGCACCCTGTCAAACGACTCTGGCAACGTGGTTCAACTCATACTGAAGGCCTATGCT AAAATCCGTTCTAGAGTGGAACTGGAGCTTCAGGGCGTTCCAGAAgagctctctctgtcctttaacGCCACATGTCTCAACGGGGAGGTCATCCCAGGCCTGCGTTCCTGCTCCGGCCTGAAGATAGGAGACACG GTCTCCTTCAGCGTGGAGGCCCGCGCCCGCGGCTGCCCCAAAGAGAAACACAAAACCTTTGTCATCAAACCGGTGGGCTTCAAGGACTCCCTGTCAGTCACCGTCACCTTCGAGTGCGAGTGCAAGTGCCAGGCTCAAGCTCAGCCCGACAGCCCCGACTGCAACCAGGGCAACGGCACCTACGAGTGTGGCATCTGCCTGTGTCACCCGGGTCGACTGGGTCCGAGGTGCGAGTGCGCGGAGGGAGACTACAGCCCGACCGAGCAGGACCGGTGCAGCTCCTCCAGTGGGGGGAGGTCAGAAGCGGCGATCTGCAGCGGCCGTGGGGACTGCGTGTGTGGCCAGTGTGTCTGTCACAGCAGTGACTTTGGGAAGGTCTGGGGCAAGCTGTGCGAGTGTGATGACTTCAACTGTCTGCGCTACAAAGGGGAGCTGTGTTCAG GACACGGTACCTGCGACTGTGGGTTCTGCCAGTGCGCCCCCGACTGGCAGGGCGAGAACTGCAACTGCTCCCGACGCACCGACACCTGCATGTCCAGCCTGGGGCTGCTGTGCAGCGGCCGGGGGCAGTGCGTATGTGGGGCCTGCGAGTGCACTCAGCCCGGGGCCTACGGAGCCACCTGTGACAAGTGCCCCACCTGCCCGGACGCGTGCACCATGAAGAA ggagtgtgtggagtgtaaGCACTTTAAGAGAGGGAAGCTTTTTGATGACAACACCTGCGCTCGTATCTGCAGGGACGAGATCATGCTAGTGGATGACCTGG AGTTCCATGATAAAAATGCTGTGAACTGCACCTATAAAGATGAGGATGACTGTGTGGAACGTTTTCAATACTATGAGGATGCCAGCGGCAAGTCCATCCTGTTTGTAGTCAAAGAGCCTG actGCCCTAAAGGTCCGGACATACTGGTGGTGTTGATGTCTGTGGCGGGGGCCATCTTGTTCCTGGGTCTGGCCGCTCTGCTCATCTGGAAACTGCTGGTCACCATTCACGACCGGCGTGAGTTTGCCAAGttcgaggaggagagggcgcgTGCCAAGTGGGACACG GGACATAACCCTCTGTATAAAGGAGCCACTTCTACCTTTACAAACATAACGTACAGAGGCAACAAGGACTGA
- the LOC134031252 gene encoding integrin beta-3-like isoform X1, producing MGTLTMQRNILWLYCLVLIGITDVSGSNICTSRGASTCKQCLAVSSSCAWCFQEEFGQGVASVSRCDLKRNLLAAGCTDTALEFPTSRLQVKEDRPLSDKAAGATVDVTQIQPQRLHITLRPDDSKRFTVKVRQVEDYPVDLYYLMDLSFSMNDDLVRLRTLGRALADAMNRTTSNLRMGFGAFVDKPLSPYMYISPEEALQNPCYGINTTCLPQFGYKHVLSLTEEVSRFTEEVKKQIVSRNRDAPEGGFDAIIQAAVCKERIGWRPGASHLLIFTSDAKTHVALDGRLAGIVQPNDGKCHLNSENMYSMSTIMDYPSLALITETMSENNINLIFAVTSPVVPLYQNYSELIPGTTVGTLSNDSGNVVQLILKAYAKIRSRVELELQGVPEELSLSFNATCLNGEVIPGLRSCSGLKIGDTVSFSVEARARGCPKEKHKTFVIKPVGFKDSLSVTVTFECECKCQAQAQPDSPDCNQGNGTYECGICLCHPGRLGPRCECAEGDYSPTEQDRCSSSSGGRSEAAICSGRGDCVCGQCVCHSSDFGKVWGKLCECDDFNCLRYKGELCSGHGTCDCGFCQCAPDWQGENCNCSRRTDTCMSSLGLLCSGRGQCVCGACECTQPGAYGATCDKCPTCPDACTMKKECVECKHFKRGKLFDDNTCARICRDEIMLVDDLEFHDKNAVNCTYKDEDDCVERFQYYEDASGKSILFVVKEPDCPKGPDILVVLMSVAGAILFLGLAALLIWKLLVTIHDRREFAKFEEERARAKWDTGHNPLYKGATSTFTNITYRGNKD from the exons GTTCGAACATCTGTACATCGCGGGGGGCCAGCACATGTAAGCAGTGTCTGGCTGTCAGTTCAAGTTGTGCATGGTGCTTCCAAGAG GAGTTTGGCCAGGGGGTGGCCAGTGTGTCACGCTGTGACCTGAAGCGTAACCTGTTGGCAGCCGGCTGCACCGACACGGCCCTGGAGTTCCCCACCAGCAGACTGCAAGTGAAGGAGGACCGGCCGCTGAGCGACAAAGCCGCAGGAGCCACGGTGGACGTCACTCAGATCCAGCCCCAGAGGCTCCACATCACCCTCAGACCAG ACGACTCCAAGCGCTTCACGGTGAAGGTTCGTCAGGTGGAGGACTACCCCGTCGATCTTTACTACCTCATGGACCTGTCCTTCTCCATGAATGACGATCTGGTCCGCCTGCGGACTCTGGGCCGCGCCCTGGCCGATGCTATGAACCGTACAACCAGTAACCTGCGCATGGGCTTCGGTGCCTTCGTGGACAAGCCCCTCTCGCCCTACATGTACATCTCCCCTGAGGAGGCCCTGCAGAACCCCTGCTACGG GATCAACACCACGTGCCTGCCCCAGTTTGGCTACAAGCACGTGTTGTCGCTGACAGAGGAGGTGAGCCGCTTCACAGAAGAAGTGAAGAAGCAGATCGTGTCCCGGAACAGAGACGCTCCTGAGGGGGGGTTTGATGCTATCATACAGGCCGCCGTCTGCAAG GAGAGGATTGGCTGGCGTCCTGGTGCCTCCCACTTGCTGATCTTCACCTCCGATGCCAAGACCCATGTGGCGCTGGACGGACGCTTGGCTGGCATCGTGCAGCCCAACGATGGGAAGTGTCACCTCAACTCGGAGAACATGTACAGCATGTCCACCATCATG gaTTACCCGTCTCTGGCCCTGATCACAGAGACCATGTCTGAGAACAACATCAATCTCATCTTTGCCGTCACCAGTCCGGTGGTTCCCCTCTACCAA aACTACAGTGAGCTAATTCCCGGCACCACTGTGGGCACCCTGTCAAACGACTCTGGCAACGTGGTTCAACTCATACTGAAGGCCTATGCT AAAATCCGTTCTAGAGTGGAACTGGAGCTTCAGGGCGTTCCAGAAgagctctctctgtcctttaacGCCACATGTCTCAACGGGGAGGTCATCCCAGGCCTGCGTTCCTGCTCCGGCCTGAAGATAGGAGACACG GTCTCCTTCAGCGTGGAGGCCCGCGCCCGCGGCTGCCCCAAAGAGAAACACAAAACCTTTGTCATCAAACCGGTGGGCTTCAAGGACTCCCTGTCAGTCACCGTCACCTTCGAGTGCGAGTGCAAGTGCCAGGCTCAAGCTCAGCCCGACAGCCCCGACTGCAACCAGGGCAACGGCACCTACGAGTGTGGCATCTGCCTGTGTCACCCGGGTCGACTGGGTCCGAGGTGCGAGTGCGCGGAGGGAGACTACAGCCCGACCGAGCAGGACCGGTGCAGCTCCTCCAGTGGGGGGAGGTCAGAAGCGGCGATCTGCAGCGGCCGTGGGGACTGCGTGTGTGGCCAGTGTGTCTGTCACAGCAGTGACTTTGGGAAGGTCTGGGGCAAGCTGTGCGAGTGTGATGACTTCAACTGTCTGCGCTACAAAGGGGAGCTGTGTTCAG GACACGGTACCTGCGACTGTGGGTTCTGCCAGTGCGCCCCCGACTGGCAGGGCGAGAACTGCAACTGCTCCCGACGCACCGACACCTGCATGTCCAGCCTGGGGCTGCTGTGCAGCGGCCGGGGGCAGTGCGTATGTGGGGCCTGCGAGTGCACTCAGCCCGGGGCCTACGGAGCCACCTGTGACAAGTGCCCCACCTGCCCGGACGCGTGCACCATGAAGAA ggagtgtgtggagtgtaaGCACTTTAAGAGAGGGAAGCTTTTTGATGACAACACCTGCGCTCGTATCTGCAGGGACGAGATCATGCTAGTGGATGACCTGG AGTTCCATGATAAAAATGCTGTGAACTGCACCTATAAAGATGAGGATGACTGTGTGGAACGTTTTCAATACTATGAGGATGCCAGCGGCAAGTCCATCCTGTTTGTAGTCAAAGAGCCTG actGCCCTAAAGGTCCGGACATACTGGTGGTGTTGATGTCTGTGGCGGGGGCCATCTTGTTCCTGGGTCTGGCCGCTCTGCTCATCTGGAAACTGCTGGTCACCATTCACGACCGGCGTGAGTTTGCCAAGttcgaggaggagagggcgcgTGCCAAGTGGGACACG GGACATAACCCTCTGTATAAAGGAGCCACTTCTACCTTTACAAACATAACGTACAGAGGCAACAAGGACTGA